A region of the Kaistia geumhonensis genome:
TCATTGTTGGTGGTGCGGCGCACCGGGCAATCGTCGGGGTAGCCGTCATCATCGCCGCTGGTCTTGTGAACCAGATCCAGCGTGATCGGCAGATCCGCGTCCTCCAGTGCATAAAGACAGCCCATAAGCACATTGCGGATCGCTTCGTGGCTGTTCGATGTCACGCCGACCCGCGCGCCCTTGCGCACCAGCGACAAGATCGCGCGGGCGGTGACAAAGGTCTTGCCGGTGCCGGGCGGTTCCTGAATGGGCAGCACGGTTTCGTCCATCGCATCCACAGCCGCGATCGTGCCTGACACTGCGTCAGCCGTTGGCAATAGCGGTCCGGTCGTCAGGCGGGGCGCCGCGCGTGCCAGCAGATCATCAACCGCCCGATAGGCGCGCGGCCCACATTGGTCAGCGATGACGTCACGCAAAGCGCCAGGGATAGGTTTGGGATCAATCGGCCAATCGGGATGCAGGTTGATCCGGTCGCCGAGAAGGCGGTCCTTGCTCGGTCCGGCTTTCACTGTAACCTCCCGCGCCTTGCGATCCAGCCTTCCAAGGTTGCCGATCAGTCCGTCGATAGCAGAGCGCAGGATGCCACCGTCTGACGCGAGGGCGACGAAGGCATTGGCAAGGGCCTCGATGGTCGGGGCTACGGCGACCGCAATCCGGTTGCGCAGGCCGTCGAAGACCAGAGACACCGTGCCGAGCGCCAACTGCGTGCGGCGCAAGGCTTCCAGCGCATCGCTGTCCAGAACCGCTCCGAGGTCGGATGCCTGATCACCCAGACGGGCCATCTCTGCTCCGCCGTTGCGCAGGAGTGGCAGGAGGCGGGTCGCGTCCGAGGCCATGGCCTCGAGATAGAAGGTCATCTCCTGCTGGCTGAGCCCAGCGCGTTCAAGCGTGTCGACGTAAAGCTGCAAAGCCTCGGGGCCGGAAAGGCGCGCGAACTGGTCGGCAGTGACTCCGACCCGGGGCGCGACGTTCTCGAAGAAATCCGCCATCGGCCCGCCGCCGGTCTGCAGGAAATCCCCGACCCGGTCGTTCACGTCCTTCAGGATGTCGGCCAGCTTCTCCTGTTCGATGCCGACCGTCCGCGCCCCGGCCGACCAGCGTTGCAGGGCTTGCGGAGCGGCATTGGCGACCTGCGCGAACTGCCGGATCTGCGCGGCACTCTCGGCGGTGGAACGCACAATCAGCCCGAGGGACGCTGTGGCCGCCGCAGCTGCCGCCCCGAGGGCAATGCCCGCCCGGCGCGCAAAGGCCGCTAGCCGGGTGTTCGCCAGTTCAATCTCGCGCGACAGGCGGCCGAGGCCCTTCGCCCCGGCCTCGCCAACACCCTCCAGTTCGGCGCGCACCTGGCGGCCGCCCACGGCGGCGAGCCGGACGGAGACGCGTTTCTCGGCCATGGGATCGGGGCTCCGGTTGGAATGGGGTCAGTCGCGGTTCGCCGCGATCTGTTCGTTGATGCGGCGGACCATCACCGCTTCGAGGGCGGGCAGCAGTTCGGCGATGGCGGGCGCGGAGATGCCGAGGGCCGCGCCCAAGGCCAGCGCTGCGCCCATGTCCCAGCCGATCACCGCGCCAGGGAGGACGCGCATCTGCCCCCCAAGACGCTGCGCCAGGTCCCAGACCTGCGCGCCTTCAAGGGTTTGAGGCCGGTTCAGCCGCGCGGGGCAGTCGGGACAGGGTCCTGCACAGGCCGTGCAGTAGCCTTCGCCCCCGCCGAAAGACCAGTCGGCAAGGGCGCAGAGGCGTTTTTTTTCCGCGTCCAGCAGCAGCGCCTTGGCGACGTAGTGGGTCTGGAACGCCTCGAAGGCAGGCCAGAGGTCGAGGAGCGCATCGATGGCCTCGGGGCTCGGCTCGATGGGACTGCCATCGGCATCGCCGATCCCCTCCCATGCGAGGATCGCGCGCCGCGCCAGCGCCTTGGCCATGAAAAGCGCGGCTTCCTCGGTCGCCGCGCTCTCGGGCAGGTCGGCAATCGCCGGATCGCTGCGCGCCGAGACCATCAACGCGGTGGTCAGCGGGCGGAGCCGGACACGCACGCCGGGGATGAGATCGCACCATTGCGGCGCGTTGGTGAGGTCAAGGGTCAGCATGGTGGGCCTTCTCAATAGGTGGCGACGGTGTTGACGAGGACGGCGGTGCACATCCGGGCGGGGCTCGTGGCCTTCGCCGCCTGCCAGTCGAAGGTGGCCTGGATGCCCTGCGGGCCCGGTATCTCGATGCGGGGCCGCGGAAGGTAGACGGCGTGCGCGGTGAAGGTAAAGCTGGCGTTGGCCCCGAGGCTCCACGCGAAGACTAGCTCGCAAGGCGTGCCGTCGATGGCCTGCGTGATCAGCGCTGTGTCCGCGAAACGGACCTCGACGCGGCCGGTCAGCGCGGCCATGCCGGGGTCGGCGCCCTCGATGCGCCCGTCCGAGCGGATGGTCTCGATCCGGTCGAGGCCGTTCGAATAGGTCACCTCGACCGAGATGACGTTGCCGAGGGGCGAGCCGTTGCGGGTGATCGCCCCGTTGAAATGCCCGAAGCGCTGCAATGCCAACGCGGTGGGCGTGCCAGCCGCCGTGGCGGCCGGGACGTTCTCCCCCTGCGCCACCAGCCGCGCCGTGGCGGTTAGCAGGCCTGACCGCGCCATCTGCCAGGAAAGCTGATCGCAGACACAGCCGGTGTACATTGCATAGCGCGGCACCTCGGGCATTGCCGTCTCAATGGCCATCGACGGCAACGTCCAGTTGCCGGACTGGAAGGTGTGGGTCTTGGGCGTCGTTCCGGAGGTCGTCGGCTGACCGAAGGCGGCCTTCAGCCAGAGGCCGAAGTTCTCGACATCGATCGGCACGACGACGTCGCCATCGGCCGTGACCGCGTCCTTGATCGGGGCCAGCGGGTCGCGCCCCTGTCCCAGGAGTTCCGAGGCGATCAGCGGCTGCTCGGAGCCAAGCGTGGTCCTAGCGAAGGGCACCGTGCGGTAGCCCGAGGCGGGCGCGGTGCTATAGACGGACTCGAACGCAAGCGCCATCTGCGCCCGCGCCCCATGGGCTCGTGCCATCGTAGTCTCCTTTGGTGAAGGGGGTCAGGCCAGCGGATCGGCCGTGGAATAGTGCAGGATGACCGGGATCACCGCTGCCTTCAGGCTGGCGGCACCTTCGACGGCCAGATCGACCGGGCGCGGCGCTTCCGCCTCGACCCAGTCGCAGAGCCCGCCCAGAGTGCGGTCCGCTACAACCGCCGCGCCGATGCTGGCGCAGAGCGAGTCGAAGGCGGCGTCACGGGTGGCGCCCTGCACGACCGCCTCGATCTCGGACCGGTGCTGGTAGTGATAGCGCAGTGGCGACAGCGTCACTTCCGGATCGCCCGGCTCGCCATCGCGCAGGATCAGGAGACCTGCGGTTGGCACGCGTTCCGGCAGGACGTCACCGCGCAGAGCCGTGGCGGGCAACGCCGAGAGCCGCGCGTGCAGCGCGGTGAGGACGGTTTCGCGTGGGGTGGGCATGTTAAAACACCGTTTGTTACTTGCGATCGCGTCCCTCGGGTCTAGAGTTCAAACCAAGTAGCTTGTGGAGGCTAGGTTGAGCGATTCAAATTTCGTTGCACACTTCACAAAGGGTGCAAAAGACACGCCCTTTGACAATTTGGTCAGCATCCTGAATGCCAAATCAATAAGAGCTGGGGAACTTCCTTGGACCAAGAACCCGGCTGTCTGTTTCACCGAGTGCCCATGGTCTAGCTTGCTGAAACATACCGGACACTATTCCCCATATGGCATCGGTTTTACCAAGTCTCATGTTTTTGCCGCAGGCGGAGGTCCGGCATATTATGTGCGCGCCGATCATTGGTCGAAACAACAGTGGGACAACCACGTTAAGA
Encoded here:
- a CDS encoding DEAD/DEAH box helicase, which translates into the protein MAEKRVSVRLAAVGGRQVRAELEGVGEAGAKGLGRLSREIELANTRLAAFARRAGIALGAAAAAATASLGLIVRSTAESAAQIRQFAQVANAAPQALQRWSAGARTVGIEQEKLADILKDVNDRVGDFLQTGGGPMADFFENVAPRVGVTADQFARLSGPEALQLYVDTLERAGLSQQEMTFYLEAMASDATRLLPLLRNGGAEMARLGDQASDLGAVLDSDALEALRRTQLALGTVSLVFDGLRNRIAVAVAPTIEALANAFVALASDGGILRSAIDGLIGNLGRLDRKAREVTVKAGPSKDRLLGDRINLHPDWPIDPKPIPGALRDVIADQCGPRAYRAVDDLLARAAPRLTTGPLLPTADAVSGTIAAVDAMDETVLPIQEPPGTGKTFVTARAILSLVRKGARVGVTSNSHEAIRNVLMGCLYALEDADLPITLDLVHKTSGDDDGYPDDCPVRRTTNNDEAAGGQHVVGATAWFFSRDENVQAFDWLFVDEAGQVGLANMVAMGRAARNIVPVGDPRQLPQVIQGAHPEPANLSCLDWMLGDHATVPPDRGIFLPVSRRMHPEICRFISDQVYEGRLTSHPDTAHQAVRGTRFPEVGAFWVPVPHEGNAQVAAEEVEVIRAAVADLLKGTWTDRDGATRPMRASDIIVVAPYNAQVNALREALPEAIRVGTVDKFQGQEAPVCLVSMTASSAEETPRGMEFLFSLNRINVAVSRAKGLALVFGAPRLREAKCETVEQMRLVNTLCALNKSCMPPTGTIGATSSTRPATLETPTS
- a CDS encoding DUF7697 family protein; the protein is MLTLDLTNAPQWCDLIPGVRVRLRPLTTALMVSARSDPAIADLPESAATEEAALFMAKALARRAILAWEGIGDADGSPIEPSPEAIDALLDLWPAFEAFQTHYVAKALLLDAEKKRLCALADWSFGGGEGYCTACAGPCPDCPARLNRPQTLEGAQVWDLAQRLGGQMRVLPGAVIGWDMGAALALGAALGISAPAIAELLPALEAVMVRRINEQIAANRD
- a CDS encoding phage tail tube protein, with product MARAHGARAQMALAFESVYSTAPASGYRTVPFARTTLGSEQPLIASELLGQGRDPLAPIKDAVTADGDVVVPIDVENFGLWLKAAFGQPTTSGTTPKTHTFQSGNWTLPSMAIETAMPEVPRYAMYTGCVCDQLSWQMARSGLLTATARLVAQGENVPAATAAGTPTALALQRFGHFNGAITRNGSPLGNVISVEVTYSNGLDRIETIRSDGRIEGADPGMAALTGRVEVRFADTALITQAIDGTPCELVFAWSLGANASFTFTAHAVYLPRPRIEIPGPQGIQATFDWQAAKATSPARMCTAVLVNTVATY
- a CDS encoding abortive infection system antitoxin AbiGi family protein, whose protein sequence is MSDSNFVAHFTKGAKDTPFDNLVSILNAKSIRAGELPWTKNPAVCFTECPWSSLLKHTGHYSPYGIGFTKSHVFAAGGGPAYYVRADHWSKQQWDNHVKTFVTPFWPEYRPQTEEFRKPLSGKTIDYSHEREWRVPHDFRFEHQQVQFVVLPDYEAMAKFPKDLKDAIGREKFILVEVYRHIERLWPTHVVD